One Gelria sp. Kuro-4 DNA segment encodes these proteins:
- a CDS encoding AbrB/MazE/SpoVT family DNA-binding domain-containing protein translates to MKDSVLTLAEGGQLKLPLAIRRKLGLAKGSKLIITLEDNEIRLRKTIENEVPRFSEESTFFRLIGSEEGPEDLSAKHDEYLAEDK, encoded by the coding sequence ATGAAGGATAGTGTTCTCACCCTTGCAGAGGGAGGCCAGCTGAAGCTCCCACTTGCGATTCGAAGAAAACTGGGGTTGGCCAAGGGATCGAAGCTTATAATAACGCTGGAGGACAATGAAATCAGACTACGAAAGACCATTGAGAATGAGGTTCCGCGCTTCTCCGAAGAAAGCACGTTTTTCAGACTTATCGGTTCTGAAGAAGGGCCAGAAGACCTTTCCGCCAAGCACGATGAGTACTTAGCGGAGGATAAATAA
- a CDS encoding type II toxin-antitoxin system VapC family toxin, giving the protein MRIVFLDTSAIVAAINRRDQHHFKAKQVLAELAKGQCGLLITNYVRAESHSLLTARLGRQAGLAFLRDKSWLIEWVTREDEKKATVILEKYVDKDFSLTDATSFVVMKRLHIREVVTFDDHFVQYGFKALGI; this is encoded by the coding sequence ATGCGGATCGTTTTCCTGGACACGTCTGCGATTGTGGCGGCTATTAATCGGCGCGACCAGCATCATTTCAAAGCCAAGCAGGTCCTAGCTGAATTGGCAAAAGGCCAATGTGGACTTCTGATAACCAACTATGTACGGGCAGAATCTCATTCTCTACTAACTGCGCGGCTTGGCCGGCAAGCAGGCCTTGCTTTCTTACGTGATAAATCATGGCTCATAGAATGGGTAACGCGGGAAGACGAGAAGAAAGCTACCGTGATATTAGAAAAGTACGTGGATAAGGATTTCTCGCTAACCGATGCAACTTCTTTTGTGGTAATGAAACGGCTTCACATTCGAGAAGTCGTTACTTTCGACGATCACTTCGTCCAGTACGGATTTAAAGCTCTAGGTATTTGA